The following DNA comes from Papaver somniferum cultivar HN1 unplaced genomic scaffold, ASM357369v1 unplaced-scaffold_103, whole genome shotgun sequence.
GAAGTTCCTCCCCCCTGTGTCTCCTGCACCAGCAGGAAAATTTGCACCAGCAcccctcccaccaccaccatcacttggCACCCTCCTCCCTTGTGGCTGAGCCTGGGCCTGCACTTGTGCTTTGTTCAGATAAGCAGCTCCCATCTGCTTCAAAGATTGTGGAGAAGCAAATGCTACAACACAAGCACGCCCATTGAAAAGAAAACCATGCATCCCTTCTTTGCAAGCAGCTGCAGCACTAGATTCATAGAATTCAACTTGACAATACCCTTTGGACTTACCACTAGCTCTTTCATCaaaaaatttgatttccttcaccCTTCCATACTGGGATAGCACACCTTCAAGCTCCGCATCAGTAGTCCACCAATGCAAATCTCCTACAAAAATCATGGTAGTACCATTGTCTACAGCTGGGCGAATCGGATTGTCACTAACTATTGGACGGTTCACATTCCCAGGCACTCGATTAACCTGCATCTGCTGGGCATTTCTTAAAGCATCAATGCCAGGGTCTGGTAACAATGGAGTTGCACCTGAAAATTTTACTGGCATCTGATTTGGATCAGCTCCAAATTTTGGAGGTGCTGTTGCTGATCCCTGGAAACCCATATTTCCAACTTGTGGAGCCTTAACTATCTCCATTCCCCTTCCTTTTGGCGCACTCCCATTTGAGTAATCACCAGTTCCTTCTTCTGGACCCTTATTAAAGTTTAAACCTCCAGTATTCTGCTGCGGGAAACTGGATCCAGAATTTGTACTCCCCCTCCCATCCAACTTTAAGTTAACCCCACGAGAAGGACCTGATTCAGAAACCCTTGACCCAGCTCCTTCAGTCTTTGGATGCCCATCATTACCAACACCTCCTGAAGGTACCTGTGTTTCTGATTGATGCATTTGTATAAAACCCTCACCAACATTAACATCATTATATAGATCATCATACTCATCATCTTCTCCCATTAACTCCTCATCTGTTAATGCAGAAATTGCTCCACCACCTTGATACTGCATTTTCTGACTTCcatattcttcatctccataatcTAGTTGCTCTTCCGCCAACGGATCCATTAATTATTTTACCTCCTCTTCCTCCAGTGGATCCAAATTACTAAAATTTTCAACCTAATTAGAGTAACAAAACCAAACACAGTAACCCCAGATCAATATCATCCATAAAAACAACCAAACGAACCATATCGAACTCCTTAATCAGCTCACCGTATAGGCGCAAACACAATTATAAGATTTTTTTAACATATACCGAAATCAAATAATGAAACTACCAGATACTATGAGAAACAAGCGGATCTCTCTAAAATACCCAAATCATAAACTAAAAAGGAAACTACAAAAACTAAATTCCCTACAAACAGTAAAActatagaaaaatgaaaaaaatttagccacataataataataatactccaAGAAATATTCAATAACCTAGATGTCATTTTTTGTGCaggatagaagaaaaaaaaaacccatgaAAATGGAGACTACTTaccaagaagaatgaagaagatagAGAGGAACGAGATTGGGTTGAAATTTGGAACTATCTCTAAAAAGACAGATGTGATTTCAAACAAGGGTTTTCAAGAAGCTCCCTCGTTTACACTCTCTgctctttgtttttattttttatttttttatttttcttttttctctatgTGCGAGAGACTTTTTGAGGCTCTTTCTTCTTTGGCCGCTAGGTCTCCCTCTCCCGAGTCCCGAGTTGCTATTAACATTTTCTTCTGTTTTACCATGGGGTGATAGTAACATTGTCCATAGTTTAGATGTGCATGTGTATTTTGTGGCAACCTCTCTGAGGACATGCAAAATTATACGGTGGGAACTCAGACCTTGCtatctttttagatttttttttctgacCGGTTTTTGTTCATCTGCTCCACAAAATTATCAAATGGGTCTTGTTAACTTGTTACTTGTGCACTCATCCACGAGTTAACATCTTTTAAATATTCgctccgcgagttataacctcaaagatgtcactatccatatacaaaaactccaacaaaacaaattgttcacaaaaaccccatttaatataatTAATTGTCTTGTTTTGAAAATACGCCAGATTTCTAGCATGCCACAGTTCAGCTCGAATCACCATAAGTGCCAAAAGCCAAAGATCCTTTATAATAGGGCTCCTTTAGAGGATTTATAAGAATCAATCAAATTATAGTTAGCCTGCAAGGAAAAAATACCTGAGATCCATTGCCAAATTTGAGTTGCAAAGGAACAACTCCATAAAATATGCTCCAAggactcttcatcagacttgcAAAGGTAACACTTATTAGCAAGATTGACCCTGCATCTGATCCTGATTTTGTCTTGCGTAGCACAAGCTTCTCGCACCAACTTCCAATTTTGTGCAGCTAAGTTTGGATGTATAACCTTCCTCCACAACAACCCATACACGTCCAAGACATTATACTTCTTCCTTATTAGCTGTTTTGCTGAACTGACAGTAAAGTTACCTCTCATCTCCGGCATCCAGACTCTATGATCATCTCCTCCTTGTGGcgttggtaagtttttcaaaaacACTCCCGCACGAAGCAAATTCTGAATATGATCGCCTTGCAGCTGCCATTCATTGTTAGAAAGCAAAGTACTTACCATGACAGTACTATCCAGCTCATTATCACCAAGAATATCAGCAATACATTCATTACCATTCCAAACATCATAATAAAGAGAAGTGGCTCGCCCATCACCAAGAAGCACTTTCGTATTTTTATCCACAATATTATGAACCAATCAAACACAAGTCAAGATAGAAGAGTTCACACCATATTGCTTAATTCTACCAGTCTGTGTAGTATATTTCGCCCATAAGAAACGCGCCCACTTCTTATTAGAAGAACGAATACTACACCAAAATTTCATGAGAAGAGCCCTATTTGTAACTTCCATACTTTTAATACTCAAACCACCTTCCTTCACAGGGCTGCAAACTTTGTCAAAACCAACCACAAACTTCCTCGCAACTTCCGAATCCCCGGACCAAAGAAAATTGCGTATAACCCGCTCACATTGCATAATGAACTTCCTTGGCCATTTGTAAACATCAATATTGTGAATGGCATAGCTAGCAATCACAGAGTTAATAAGAACCACACGGTCTTGAAAAGAAAGCATTTTTCCTTTCCAAACTGAAAGTttcttcttgattttatcaataACATTACTTATATGACGATATTTAACAGCTCCAGGCATAATTTGAACACCTAAATATCTGTCCGGAAAAGTAGAGATTTCCATACCAAGTAAATCCGTGATAGTTCTCCAACGACTCAAGGTTCCACCTCCATAAAAAACCTTGTTTTTTTGACGACATACTGTTTGACCCGAGGCCGATTGATATTTACCAAGCAACGTAAGAAGATTATGCAAACTCTTCAAGTTACCTTTGCAAAATATCATTATGTCATCAGTGAAAAAAAgatgagtaggagaaataccttTTTTCGAAAGCATTGGCGTCATTTTCTTCTCAAGAAAGAGCTTTGTGAggtttctactaagaacatcttcaatcagCACGAAGATAAGAGGAGACAAAGGATCACCTTGACACGGGCTtctattaatcttgaaaaaaCCTTCTGGACTACCATTGAGGAGGATAGAAATACGGGCTGAACTGAGAATCGAATAAATCCAAGAACACCAGCTTTGGGGAAAACTATACCTtcgaaacacctctaagacaaaagaccaactaaccgtgtcaaaagcttgagtaatgTCTAGCTTTAGGCCCACATTGCCATCTTTCCGCTTAGTTTTCAGATCATTCACCATCTCCGACGCCACAATGAtgttctcatgaatatttctaacCTTCATAAAAGCAACTTGCTCCTATGAAACCATCTTATCAAGAACACTTCCAAGTCTTGTAGCTAgaatcttagtaaaaatcttaaagaaaaaattactaagaccaataggccgaAAGACGAAGAGTATTAGCACCCCTTACCTTGGCCAATAAAATCAGAAGACTAGAATTTACCCCATTAGGAATCCTTTGTTGTTGCCAACAATAAATAGTAGAATTGTATAAGTCTTGTTGAATCacgtcccaacaatgtctataaaaacatctAGAGAAATCATCAGGTCCTGGAGAACTATCAGCATCATGGTCATAAACAACAGCCTTTATTTCATCATAAGTAGGAATCGCATCCATTCTTTGACTTTCCTCCGTAGAGATAATGTCATGCTCATCAATTGGAAGCTCTTCCCCATTAAATTTAGACTCAAAATAAGACACCGTGTAATCTCTAATCTGGTCACAATTAGAGAGAATATTCCCATCATCATCTACAAATTTCGAAATCATCTTGCTGCTCCCGCGAGTTGGAATATTGGCATGAAAGAAAGAAGTATTACTCGCACCGTCAGTAAGCCACTTATTACGAGATTTTTGCTTCAACATAATGGATTGACGCATACGGATTTCCTGAAGTGTAACCGAAGCCTCCTTAGAAAAATTCAGCTTAGTTACGTCTTCCGGATCCTCATCAGAAATACGAAGAGCAACTTCCATTGTTAATTTAGCATGTTTGAGTCTAGCATTAATATTACCAAAAACACGTAAATTCCACTCTTTCATGTCAGCATTTAATCTCTTAAGCTTGAAGGGGTAGATATAAGCAGGGGAACCAGAAACATGAGCATTCCAACTCTCCATAATCATACGCATGAAATCAGGATGAGTGAACCA
Coding sequences within:
- the LOC113327562 gene encoding cleavage and polyadenylation specificity factor subunit CG7185-like gives rise to the protein MDPLAEEQLDYGDEEYGSQKMQYQGGGAISALTDEELMGEDDEYDDLYNDVNVGEGFIQMHQSETQVPSGGVGNDGHPKTEGAGSRVSESGPSRGVNLKLDGRGSTNSGSSFPQQNTGGLNFNKGPEEGTGDYSNGSAPKGRGMEIVKAPQVGNMGFQGSATAPPKFGADPNQMPVKFSGATPLLPDPGIDALRNAQQMQVNRVPGNVNRPIVSDNPIRPAVDNGTTMIFVGDLHWWTTDAELEGVLSQYGRVKEIKFFDERASGKSKGYCQVEFYESSAAAACKEGMHGFLFNGRACVVAFASPQSLKQMGAAYLNKAQVQAQAQPQGRRVPSDGGGGRGAGANFPAGAGDTGGRNFNKVGWGRGGQGILNGRGQTGGMMRGRGAIGAKNMMGTGGVGLGAAIGANPYAQGMGGPGLGGPAGGMMHPQNMMGAGFDPTFMGRGGGYGGFGGPAFPGMMPQYPGMNPMGLPGVAPHVNPAFFGRGMSTNGMGMMGSTGMEAHHPGMWGNAAMMGGYGGGEEQGRRTRESSYGGDDGASDYGYGDASQERVAKPTPAPRERERVPEREFSERRHHDEREQDWDRSDRDRRYREEKDGHRDHRLRERDWDNEEDWDRGQSSSRSRSKTHMMQEDDHRSRSRDGDYGKRRRLPSE